One genomic window of Eptesicus fuscus isolate TK198812 chromosome 6, DD_ASM_mEF_20220401, whole genome shotgun sequence includes the following:
- the LOC114229567 gene encoding zinc finger protein 564-like codes for MDSVAFEDVNVEFTMEEWAFLDPTQKKLYTDVMLETFWNLASVACILEEKCEDHDSEDQYEHHGMNLSNHMVESLCKWKDGSQCRENFRQIPNHNERKKTPTEIQLPTSRLCRQVFMHYLSFNNLVSSDTGPQLYQCEEYEEKPYKCKECGKAFKHLRYINVHEKKHSGERPYECTKCGKAYRYLSNLCRHVRTHTQEKFYECKKCGKAWSSLLIFQRHMIKHTRDGPFKCKECGKEFRCPRNFRHHEMIHNGERPYECKDCAKAFSSLKYLKNHKRTHDGKKPYQCKECGKAFRYPTSLRNHEIAHTGEKPYECKQCGKAFSRLSYFQVHEKTHSEEKPYECQQCGKAFRSLKSSRVHERTHSGEKPYECIECGKIFSYSSSLHKHLKTHSRDKPC; via the exons GACTCAGTGGCCTTTGAGGATGTTAATGTGGAGTTCACCATGGAGGAGTGGGCTTTCCTGGATCCGACCCAGAAGAAACTCTACACAGATGTGATGCTGGAAACCTTCTGGAACCTGGCATCAGTAG CatgtattttagaagaaaaatgtgaagaCCATGACAGTGAAGATCAGTATGAACATCATGGAATGAATCTTAG CAATCATATGGTAGAGAGCCTCTGTAAATGGAAGGATGGTAGTCAATGCAGAGAAAACTTCAGACAGATTCCAAATCataatgaaaggaagaaaactcCTACTGAAATACAACTACCCACATCCAGGTTGTGTAGACAAGTCTTCATGCATTATTTATCCTTTAATAATCTCGTGAGCTCTGACACTGGACCCCAACTATACCAGTGTGAGGAGTATgaagagaagccttataaatgtaaggaatgtgggaaagctttcaaGCATCTCCGATATATTAATGTACATGAAAAGAAACACAGTGGAGAAAGGCCCTATGAATGTACAAAATGTGGTAAAGCCTACAGGTATTTAAGTAACTTATGTCGACATGTAAGAACTCATACTCAAGAGAAATTCTATGAGTGTAAGAAGTGTGGGAAAGCCTGGAGTTCTCTCCTCATATTTCAAAGACACATGATCAAGCACACTAGAGATGGACCTTTTAAATGTAAGGAGTGTGGGAAAGAGTTCCGATGTCCAAGAAACTTTCGACATCATGAGATGATACACAATGGAGAAAGGCCCTATGAGTGTAAGGACTGTGCTAAAGCCTTCAGTTCCCTCAAATATCTTAAAAACCATAAAAGGACGCATGATGGGAAGAAGCCTTAtcaatgtaaggaatgtggtaaagCTTTCCGTTACCCCACATCCCTTAGAAATCATGAGATAGCTCACACTGGGGAGAAACCCTATGAgtgtaagcaatgtgggaaagcctttagccGTCTCAGTTACTTTCAAGTTCATGAAAAAACTCATAGTGAAGAGAAACCATATGAGTGTCAACAATGTGGCAAAGCTTTTCGTTCTCTCAAGTCCTCTCGAGTACATGAAAGAACACACAGTGGAGAAAAGCCCTACGAATGTATAGAATGTGGTAAAATCTTCAGTTACTCAAGCAGTTTACATAAGCATTTGAAAACACACTCTAGAGATAAACCCTGTTAA
- the LOC129149569 gene encoding zinc finger protein 14-like has product MDSVAFEDVNVEFTMEEWAFLDLTQKKLYTDVMLETFWNLASFIMLFLACIVEEKCEGHDIEDQYENHGLNLRLCSQIFIHYLSFNNHLSSTIGPKLHLCQEYEENPHKCKEPEKAIKHHQHIRRHEGKPSGEKTYECKVCGKAFHYSTSLRNHGRSHIGGKPYECKHCGKGFSYLIYFIIHKNTHIGKKPYQSKQCGKAIRSPNSLRNHERTHTGEKPYECKQCGKVFSWLSSLGKHKRSHDGKKPHECKECGKTFRDRCSLRDHERTHTGSKPYECKHCGKDFSHRTSLQRHERIHTGEKPYKCKLCCKAFSYVVSLHRHERTHTGEKPYECKLCGKVFSYSTSLQNHKTTHTGEKPYECKQCGKVFSRLSSLGKHKKSHEGMKPHECKECGKTFYDPYYFRDHERIHTGSKPYECKHCDKYFSRRTSLRRHERIHTGEKPYKCKHCGKAFSYPTYLQCHERTHTGEKPYKCKHCGKAFSYPTYLQCHERTHTGEKPYKCKHCGKAFSYPVPLQDHERTHTGEKPYECKHCGKAFHSRKYSREHERTQCGEKPYECQQCGKTFNFSTSLRYHEKMHTGEKPYECKQCGKAFRHSTSLRNHERMHTGEKPYECKECEKSFFSTKCLREHKITHHGKKSHECKECGKSFLYPYYLRNHERTHTGEKPYECKHCGKAFSYSASLRCHVRTHTDTTVTATMVQCQGATGQF; this is encoded by the exons GACTCAGTGGCCTTTGAGGATGTTAATGTGGAGTTCACCATGGAGGAGTGGGCTTTCCTGGATCTGACCCAGAAGAAACTCTACACAGATGTGATGCTGGAAACCTTCTGGAACCTGGCATCA TTTATAATGCTTTTTCTAGCATgtattgtagaagaaaaatgtgAAGGCCATGACATTGAAGATCAGTATGAAAATCATGGGCTGAATCTTAG GTTGTGTAGTCAAATCTTCATACATTATTTATCCTTTAATAACCACCTGAGCTCTACCATTGGACCCAAACTACACCTGTGTCAGGAATATGAAGAAAACCCTCATAAATGTAAGGAACCTGAGAAAGCTATTAAGCATCACCAACATATTCGAAGACATGAAGGGAAACCCAGTGGAGAAAAGACGTATGAATGTAAGGTATGTGGGAAAGCTTTCCACTATTCAACTTCCCTTAGAAATCACGGAAGATCACATATTGGTGGGAAACCATATGAGTGTAAGCACTGTGGCAAAGGCTTtagttatctcatttattttataatccacAAAAACACTCATATTGGCAAGAAACCATATCAAAGTAAGCAATGTGGCAAAGCTATCAGATCTCCCAA TTCTCTTAGAAATCATGAAAGAACACATACTGGtgagaaaccttatgaatgtaagcaatgtgggaaagtCTTCAGTTGGCTCAGCTCTCTTGGGAAACATAAAAGAAGTCATGATGGAAAGAAGCctcatgaatgtaaggaatgtggtaaaacaTTCCGTGATCGCTGTTCCCTTAGAGATCATGAAAGAACTCATACTGGAtcaaaaccctatgaatgtaagcattGTGGTAAAGATTTCTCTCATCGAACTTCCCTCCAGCGTCATGAAAGAAttcatactggggaaaaaccATATAAATGTAAGCTTTGTTGCAAAGCTTTTTCTTATGTAGTTTCACTCCATCGTCATGAAAGAActcatactggggaaaaaccGTATGAATGTAAGCTTTGTGGTAAAGTTTTCTCTTATTCAACTTCCCTCCAAAATCATAAAACAACTCATACCGgggaaaaaccctatgaatgtaagcaatgtgggaaagtCTTCAGTAGGCTCAGCTCTCttggaaaacataaaaagagTCATGAAGGAATGAAACctcatgaatgtaaggaatgtggtaaaacaTTCTATGATCCCTATTACTTTCGAGATCATGAGAGAATTCATACTGGGtcgaaaccctatgaatgtaagcattGTGATAAATATTTCTCTCGTCGAACTTCCCTCCGACGTCATGAAAGAAttcatactggggaaaaaccctatAAATGTAAGCATTGTGGCAAAGCTTTCTCTTATCCCACTTACCTCCAATGTCATGAAAGAActcatactggggaaaaaccctatAAATGTAAGCATTGTGGCAAAGCTTTCTCTTATCCCACTTACCTCCAATGTCATGAAAGAActcatactggggaaaaaccctatAAATGTAAGCATTGTGGCAAAGCTTTCTCTTATCCAGTTCCTCTCCAAGATCATGAAAGAACTCATACCGgggaaaaaccctatgaatgtaagcattGTGGCAAAGCTTTCCATAGTCGCAAGTACTCTCGAGAACATGAAAGAACACAATGTGGAGAAAAGCCCTATGAATGTCAGCAATGTGGTAAGACTTTTAATTTTTCCACATCTCTTAGATATCATGAAAAAATGCATACTggggagaaaccctatgaatgtaagcaatgtgggaaagctttcagaCATTCCACTTCTCTTAGAAATCATGAAAGGATGCATACTggggagaaaccctatgaatgtaaggaatgtgagAAATCCTTCTTCTCTACCAAATGTCTTAGAGAACATAAAATAACTCATCATGGAAAGAAGTctcatgaatgtaaggaatgtggtaaaagTTTCCTTTATCCCTATTACCTTAGAAATCATGAAAGAACTCACACTGgggaaaaaccctatgaatgtaagcattGTGGCAAAGCTTTCTCTTACTCAGCTTCCCTCCGATGTCATGTAAGAACTCATActg ATACCACTGTGACAGCTACAATGGTGCAGTGCCAAGGAGCCACGGGACAGTTTTAA